One genomic window of Triplophysa rosa linkage group LG11, Trosa_1v2, whole genome shotgun sequence includes the following:
- the LOC130561989 gene encoding ribonuclease inhibitor-like isoform X2 — translation MKSDFSMKQPLNLKSEDHRLSGCDITDEGCGALSSALRSNPSHLRDLDLSHNSLGDSGVKLLSAVLENPHCKLKKLDLSFCDVTEDGRAALDSAQRSNPTHLKDLSFSGNNLKH, via the exons ATGAAGAGTGACTTCTCTATGAAACAGCCATTGAACCTAAAGAGTGAAGATCACAG GTTGAGTGGTTGTGATATCACAGATGAAGGTTGTGGTGCTCTGTCCTCCgctctgagatcaaacccctcacacctgAGAGATCTGGATCTGTCTCATAATAGTCTCggagattcaggagtgaagctgctcTCTGCTGTACTGGAGAATCCTCACTGTAAACTGAAGAAACTCGA TTTGAGTTTCTGTGATGTCACAGAGGATGGCCGTGCTGCTCTCGATTCAGCACAGAGATCAAACCCCACACACCTGAAAGATCTGTCCTTCTCAGGGAATAATCTGAAACACTAG
- the s1pr2 gene encoding sphingosine 1-phosphate receptor 2 — MSYSHKAAGLCQTVTMSKYSQYFNKTLIRVHYLSAKEMTNEELEKRIKNKEGFSSLNILFVIICSIIILENLLVLIAVFRNKKFHSAMFFFIGNLAFSDLLAGSAYIANIFLSGPRTFDLVPVQWFIREGTAFIALAASVFSLLAIAIERYIAITKVKVYGSNKTCRMFLLIGTCWVMSILLGGLPILGWNCINNLEDCSAVLPLNSRYYIRFVVTIFTIILLSIVILYVRIYLIVRTSHQEATNSPAYALLKTVTIVLGVFIVCWLPAFTILLLDTSCTIKKCPILNNAVIFFSITTLNSALNPLIYTMRSKDMRKEFIRVLCCWGLLNCGRPPHRCMVPLKSSSSMEHCTNKHEHQSTPIMQDCTTCV; from the coding sequence ATGTCTTACAGTCACAAAGCTGCAGGACTTTGCCAAACCGTCACCATGAGCAAATACTCCCAGTACTTCAACAAAACCCTCATACGGGTCCACTATCTCAGCGCCAAGGAAATGACCAATGAAGAACTCGAGAAGcgcataaaaaataaagaaggctTCAGTTCCttgaacattttatttgtcatcaTCTGCAGCATCATCATCTTGGAAAACCTTCTGGTGCTCATCGCCGTGTTTCGCAATAAGAAGTTCCACTCGGCCATGTTCTTCTTCATCGGGAACTTGGCCTTCTCTGACCTGCTGGCCGGCTCTGCTTATATTGCCAACATCTTCCTGTCAGGACCTCGGACATTTGATCTGGTTCCTGTTCAGTGGTTTATAAGAGAAGGCACGGCTTTCATCGCACTGGCCGCCTCGGTGTTTAGCCTGCTGGCTATCGCTATAGAGCGTTACATCGCCATCACCAAAGTCAAGGTTTACGGCTCCAACAAAACCTGCAGGATGTTTCTTCTGATCGGAACATGCTGGGTCATGTCCATTCTCCTCGGAGGTCTACCAATTCTCGGTTGGAACTGTATTAACAACCTGGAGGATTGCTCCGCTGTCCTGCCTCTCAACTCCAGATACTACATCCGGTTTGTCGTCACCATCTTCACCATCATCTTGCTGTCCATCGTGATCCTATACGTTCGCATCTACCTTATCGTACGCACAAGCCACCAAGAGGCCACCAACTCTCCAGCCTACGCTCTCCTGAAAACTGTCACTATCGTGCTGGGAGTGTTCATTGTATGTTGGCTGCCTGCCTTCACCATTCTCCTGCTGGACACTTCCTGCACAATTAAAAAATGCCCTATTCTCAACAACGCCGTTATATTCTTCAGCATCACCACCCTTAATTCGGCGCTGAACCCGCTGATCTACACGATGCGGAGTAAGGACATGAGGAAGGAGTTCATCAGGGTTCTGTGCTGCTGGGGGCTGCTGAATTGCGGCAGACCTCCGCACCGCTGCATGGTGCCGCTCAAGAGCTCAAGTTCGATGGAGCACTGCACGAACAAACACGAACATCAGTCGACTCCCATCATGCAGGACTGCACTACCTGTGTCTGA
- the LOC130561989 gene encoding ribonuclease inhibitor-like isoform X1 — protein sequence MKSDLSMKQPFNLKSEGHRLSGCDITDEGCGALSSALRSNPSHLRDLDLSHNSLGDSGVKLLSAVLENPHCKLKKLDLSFCDVTEDGRAALDSAQRSNPTHLKDLSFSGNNLKH from the exons ATGAAGAGTGACTTGTCTATGAAACAGCCATTCAACCTAAAGAGTGAAGGTCACAG GTTGAGTGGTTGTGATATCACAGATGAAGGTTGTGGTGCTCTGTCCTCCgctctgagatcaaacccctcacacctgAGAGATCTGGATCTGTCTCATAATAGTCTCggagattcaggagtgaagctgctcTCTGCTGTACTGGAGAATCCTCACTGTAAACTGAAGAAACTCGA TTTGAGTTTCTGTGATGTCACAGAGGATGGCCGTGCTGCTCTCGATTCAGCACAGAGATCAAACCCCACACACCTGAAAGATCTGTCCTTCTCAGGGAATAATCTGAAACACTAG
- the LOC130561989 gene encoding ribonuclease inhibitor-like isoform X3, with product MKSDLSIKQPLNLKSEGHRLSGCDITDEGCGALSSALRSNPSHLRDLDLSHNSLGDSGVKLLSAVLENPHCKLKKLDLSFCDVTEDGRAALDSAQRSNPTHLKDLSFSGNNLKH from the exons ATGAAGAGTGACCTGTCTATTAAACAGCCATTGAACCTAAAGAGTGAAGGTCACAG GTTGAGTGGTTGTGATATCACAGATGAAGGTTGTGGTGCTCTGTCCTCCgctctgagatcaaacccctcacacctgAGAGATCTGGATCTGTCTCATAATAGTCTCggagattcaggagtgaagctgctcTCTGCTGTACTGGAGAATCCTCACTGTAAACTGAAGAAACTCGA TTTGAGTTTCTGTGATGTCACAGAGGATGGCCGTGCTGCTCTCGATTCAGCACAGAGATCAAACCCCACACACCTGAAAGATCTGTCCTTCTCAGGGAATAATCTGAAACACTAG